The Punica granatum isolate Tunisia-2019 chromosome 4, ASM765513v2, whole genome shotgun sequence sequence ATGTCATCAGAAAAACCTCAATATGATGTTCCAAACATTCCAGAATCTTCCACTTGCAGAAACCAATTGGTGGAGCATCAACATCAAATGCACAGCAGATTTTGTTCTTTCAACTAACAGTATGAAGCTAGGGCCGATTCATTGATGGGCAACATCATCTATAATCGATCATAGTATACTTTCCCATGATCTCAACTTTGGTTCTGAACTACGATCGCTAGACATAGTGGCAAATTACGAGCATTCTAACCGTGAATAAACTTGTAATAGTAACCCTATCGTGGAAAGGGGGAGGCTTCCCATAGAAGGGTGGACccaagaagagagagatgcTTCAAGTCAAGGCTTAACATACTATGAGAAGAGCCACTGATAACTGCTAACTCTTAACTGGTCCATTTTCACCTATTCTCTTCACTCTGCTCATCACAGATCAAGCTCAAATGGAGGAGGAGATAGTTGGATTAAGGTTCCGTCCGACCGGTTATGAGGTCGTGAATCATCACTTGAAGAGGAAGCTTCAGAAGATCAACGAGAGTCGTTGCGTGATACCGGATGTGAATATCTATGACTACAATCCACAGGATTTATGTGCCGTCTACAATGGTATGTAAATATATCTTTGCGCATCTTTCCGTTTGACGGTTCTAGATATTCCTCGGCTGCTAAGTCTCTTTGGTGCAGAGAGATCGTGCAAGAGATCCACCAGCTCGGACAGTTTTTTCTTCTGTCCTCGCAACAGATTGAATCCGAACTCGCACCGTAATAAGAGGCAAGCCAGAGGTGGGTACTGGAAAGAGACTGGTAAGAAGAAGGACATTGAGGAAGAGGAAACCGGAAGGACGATCGGGACCAAGAGAATCTTGGTCTTTCACTGCGGTAAAAGGGTAAGTGCCCATGTGACGGATTGGGTCATGCACGAATATCACCTAAATGCGGATGCTGCAGACAGCACCATCACCGATCCTGTAATATAGTTCATCCCTCTCTATTTTTGGCTAATTCTACTTCTTTATCTtgatcttgatttttttttcatgaagaCTGCTATCGCACTTTGTCACATAAAAAAGAAGGCACGAAACAGGAAGGGTAACTCGAAGAAGCAACAAATCAAGAAGGGCAACTCCAAGAAGCGGCAGAGCAAGAAGGCCGGTACATGTACTCCTTCCTATGAGACTAATTCGATAAGCCCTTCAATTGAAGCCCAAGAAACAAATTTTCAGGTGATAAATGACTTTGATCGAAATGGCATGTTGACAGGATTTAATATTTACCTACCGGAAAACTGTATACTATTATaacctttcttgcttcagcAATTCTCACTGCTTATGGAGGAACTGAACATCCCGACTCAGCCAGAGAAGGGTTCTCTAGAGCCATTGCTGATGGCAGAGCAATCAGTGACTGTTAACCATGGTTTTGATGACGAACACGGATACACGTGTAACTTGACTTATGAGCAACGTAATTCCATTATGCAAATGGAGAACTTTGGAAGCAAAGAAGCTAGTCCGGAGTCGAGTTCCCTTGGACAACCTGCTGTGGAATCACCAATCCCTCAGACAAAATCGCCGATTTTTGAAGGGCCAGAATATACAGCAGGGGGGACGTGCTATAAAGAAAGCTACACTCTATTTAGCAATGACTATGAAGATGGTATAAGTATCTCGGACTTGGATTTCTGGAGAGATGACGAGTTGGTTCAGAAACAGATTCATGACGTGCTTTACTAAGGGTACCCCGAGGAGCTGATGCTCAAGAAAGTGTGATTAGAGTTATCTATGTGATTTGGAGATCTGTTTGTTTTATCGCATTATCTGTTGTCTTGTCTAATTTTAGTGTTATGATGTGTGATGTTATGAACTTTTTTTCGATAATAAGGTGACGTTTTGTCCCACTATATTAAACTCTTTCTCAATATAATGAACTTCTGCTGTGGACTTAATCCATGTTTTTTTATATGGGAAAAAGATAACAATGATAGTAAAAGTTCATCATTTTTTGATCTTGAGTCTTGTAAATTTAAGTTTGCAAAAAATAATCTTAAAATGTTTAGAAAAGTGACGGATTTAATTCATTCCGTAATTGACCATTTACTGTAAGTGATAGTACCTAAGTTACATATTaactcataatttttttttatttttcaatatgaaatttatcccattttactcctcaacattCGCTCCATCTTCAAGTGCAATGTTTGATCTATCCCTCACGTGTAATGAGGATGCACTTTGGCTACACTCAACATTTGATCGACGTGGTGTGAGTACGCATATGCATGTggacatgcatacatataacATGGGCTCAatattgaatttccattgaaCTTTATATGGACTTTGATCTATATCCacttcaaaattcaaattaataagTGACGGTACCTAAATCATATATTaactcatgatttttttttcgatatgggatttatttcattttactcctcaacaatAATACTGTCAAAAAGATAACAGTTGGCTATTAATATGGACATGTAGACCAATCATCGTACGCCACATCAGAAAATTCTTAAAGGTTTAGAAATACTAATAATAaacatagaaaaaaattaaaaattgaataaaatgaactaaaattaaatacaaatcaaattgaaatcagaaaaaaatgtaataaaaccaagaaaagaccaaaaaa is a genomic window containing:
- the LOC116206292 gene encoding NAC domain-containing protein 71-like; the protein is MEEEIVGLRFRPTGYEVVNHHLKRKLQKINESRCVIPDVNIYDYNPQDLCAVYNERSCKRSTSSDSFFFCPRNRLNPNSHRNKRQARGGYWKETGKKKDIEEEETGRTIGTKRILVFHCGKRTAIALCHIKKKARNRKGNSKKQQIKKGNSKKRQSKKAGTCTPSYETNSISPSIEAQETNFQQFSLLMEELNIPTQPEKGSLEPLLMAEQSVTVNHGFDDEHGYTCNLTYEQRNSIMQMENFGSKEASPESSSLGQPAVESPIPQTKSPIFEGPEYTAGGTCYKESYTLFSNDYEDGISISDLDFWRDDELVQKQIHDVLY